In Haliaeetus albicilla chromosome 2, bHalAlb1.1, whole genome shotgun sequence, a single genomic region encodes these proteins:
- the RBL1 gene encoding retinoblastoma-like protein 1 isoform X3, translating to MSRREPPPAEPGAAIERLCQELNLDAASAAEALRDFTALRGTYSLEGEALHWLACALYVACRKSLVPTVGSGLMEGNGVSLTRILRSARLSLIQFFSKMKKWMDMSNLPQEFRERVERLERNFEVSTVIFKKFEPIFLDIFQNPYEETSKPQRSRKQRRVPCSVKDLFNFCWTLFVYTKGNFRMIGDDLVNSYHLLLCCLDLIFANALLCPNRRELLNPSFKGLPVDFHVTEIKASEDPRCIIATLCELHDGLLVEAKGIKEHYFKPYISKLFDRKILKGECLLDLCNFTENNKALNKEYEEYVLTVGDFDERVFLGADAEEEIGTPRKFPADVPVGKTAARAHVECHLQQHFEKKRSFAPSTPLTGRRYLREKETVITPVASATQSVSRLQSIVAGLKNAPSEQLITIFESCARSPMGSITSRVKEIGEMFCRSYTQSTDEQPGSHIDFAVNRLKLAEILYYKILETVMVQETRRLQGKDLTALLEQDVFHRSLMACCLEIVLFAYSSPRTFPWIIEVLDLRPFYFYKVIEVLIRSEDGLSRDMVKHLNSIEEQILESLAWTRDSALWNALQASENKVPTCEEVIFPSNFEASNGGSGLGHLPMMPISPIIHPRVKEVRTDLGGSLRRAGSAKRRLFGDDSPKEMQMEKILTEGTKLTIAPASSIAAENVSVSPGQTVLTMTTATAPGKTGQKVTIPLHGVANEMGGITLIPISMNLGQPCKMEAQAPCHSQVNQVQEVHLSSASKPKKTGSLALFYRKVYHLASVRLRDLCLKLDVSNDLRRKIWTCFEFTLVHCADLMKDRHLDQLLLCAFYIMAKVTKEERTFQDIMKSYRNQPQANSHVYRSVLLRNISADVLLDKNANQDVEMTEDSSVKTGSSSGRSAAENSSESGTEERGDLIKFYNAIYVGRVKSFALKYDITNQDHIMEAPPLSPFPNIKQQPVSPRRISQQHSVYVSPHKNGACLTPRTALLYKFNGSPSKSLKDINNMIKQGEHRSKKRAITIDSDTESPTKRLCQENDDVLLKRLQDVVSERANH from the exons aTGTCCCGCCGGGAGCCGCCGCCCGCCGAGCCCGGCGCCGCCATCGAGCGGCTCTGCCAGGAGCTCAACCTGGACGCGGCCAGCGCCGCCGAGGCGCTGCGCGACTTCACGGCGCTGCGGGGCACCTACAGCCTGGAG GGCGAGGCGCTGCACTGGCTGGCCTGCGCCCTCTACGTCGCCTGCCGCAAGAGCCTGGTGCCCACCGTGGGGAGCGGCCTGATGGAGGGGAACGGCGTGTCGCTGACCAGGATCCTGCGCTCCGCCAGGCTCAG tttaaTTCAGTTTTTTAGCAAAATGAAGAAGTGGATGGACATGTCAAATCTACCACAGGAATTCCGAGAGCGAGTGGAGAGGCTGGAGAGAAATTTTGAAGTCTCAACTGTGATTTTCAAAAAGTTTGAACCAATATTTTTGGATATATTTCAAAACCCTTACGAAGAAACTTCTAAACCACAGCGAAGCAGGAAACAGAG GCGGGTGCCATGCAGTGTTAAAGATCTCTTCAACTTCTGCTGGACTCTCTTTGTGTACACTAAGG GTAATTTCCGTATGATTGGAGATGATTTAGTAAATTCCTATCATTTGCTTCTGTGCTGCTTGGACCTGATTTTTGCAAATGCCCTTTTGTGTCCAAATAGAAGAGAATTGCTAAATCCATCATTTAAAG GCTTGCCAGTGGACTTCCACGTGACAGAGATCAAAGCCTCTGAAGATCCTCGTTGCATCATTGCCACACTGTGTGAGCTGCATGATGGGCTTTTAGTAGAAGCAAAAGGAATAAAGGAACACTATTTTAAGCCATACATTTCAAAACTATTTGATAGGAAG ATCTTAAAAGGAGAATGTCTGTTGGATCTTTgcaattttacagaaaataa caaagcactgaaTAAAGAGTACGAAGAGTATGTTCTGACAGTGGGTGACTTTGATGAGAGAGTTTTCCTAGGAGCTGATGCTGAAGAAGAAATTGGCACTCCTCGGAAATTTCCTGCAGACGTGCCAGtagggaaaacagcagcaagagctcATGTGGAGTGTCATCTtcagcagcattttgaaaag AAAAGGTCATTTGCTCCTTCAACTCCACTGACTGGAAGGAGATACCTACgagaaaaagaaactgtcaTCACACCTGTTGCTTCAGCAACACAAAGCGTGAGCCGGTTGCAGAGCATTGTGGCTGGATTGAAAAACGCACCGAGTGAACAACTGATAACTATTTTTGA GTCTTGTGCACGCAGCCCTATGGGAAGCATTACGAGCAGAGTGAAAGAAATAGGTGAGATGTTCTGTCGCAGCTACACTCAATCAACAGATGAACAGCCAGGATCTCATATAG attttgctGTAAACAGATTAAAACTGGCAGAGATCTTGTACTATAAAATCTTGGAGACTGTAATGGTGCAAGAAACACGAAGACTACAAGGGAAGGATCTGACT GCTCTCTTGGAACAAGATGTCTTTCACCGCTCGCTCATGGCATGCTGCTTGGAGATCGTGCTTTTTGCATATAGCTCACCTCGTACCTTTCCCTGGATCATTGAAGTTCTTGACCTCAGGCCATTCTATTTCTATAAG GTAATTGAAGTACTGATTCGGTCTGAGGACGGACTTTCCAGAGACATGGTGAAGCACCTCAACAGCATTGAGGAACAAATTCTCGAGAGTCTCGCCTGGACTCGGGACTCAGCACTCTGGAATGCTCTCCAGGCCTCAGAAAACAAGGTCCCAACCTGTGAAGAA GTAATATTTCCCAGTAATTTCGAAGCAAGCAATGGAGGAAGTGGGCTTGGGCATTTGCCTATGATGCCGATATCTCCTATAATTCATCCTCGAGTAAAAGAGGTTCGGACAGATCTTGGTGGGAGTTTAAGACGGG CTGGAAGTGCTAAGAGAAGGCTCTTTGGAGATGACAGCCCCAAAGAAATGCAGATGGAAAAAATTTTAACCGAAGGAACTAAGTTGACAATTGCTCCAGCATCAAGTATTGCTGCTGAAAATGTATCAGTTTCTCCTGGCCAAACAGTACTGACCATGACAACAGCTACAGCACCAGGAAAAACTGGACAGAAGGTTACTATCCCACTGCATG GTGTTGCAAATGAAATGGGTGGAATCACACTGATACCCATTTCGATGAATTTAGGTCAGCCGTGTAAAATGGAGGCTCAGGCTCCCTGCCACTCTCAGGTGAATCAAGTACAAGAAGTGCATCTGTCATCAGCaagcaaaccaaagaaaacaggatCCTTGGCCCTGTTTTACAGAAAG GTTTATCATCTGGCAAGTGTGCGCTTGCGTGATCTGTGCTTAAAATTGGATGTTTCCAATGATTTGCGCAGGAAGATATGGACATGCTTTGAATTCACATTGGTTCATTGTGCTGATCTAATGAAGGACAGACATTTGGACCAGCTCCTCCTCTGTGCCTTTTATATCATGGCAAAG gtaaCCAAAGAGGAAAGAACTTTTCAGGACATAATGAAAAGTTACAGAAATCAGCCACAAGCAAACAGCCAT GTTTATAGGAGTGTCTTGTTGAGAAATATTTCTGCCGATGTCCTATTGGACAAAAACGCAAACCAAGATGTGGAGATGACAGAAG ACTCGTCTGTGAAAACTGGCAGTTCCTCAGGACGATCTGCAGCAGAGAACTCCAGTGAGTCGGgaacagaggagagaggagatcTTATTAAATTTTACAATGCAATCTATGTAGGAAGAGTAAAATCATTTGCACTGAAGTACGATATCACAAACCAGGATCACATA ATGGAAGCCCCTCCCTTGTCTCCATTCCCCAACATTAAGCAACAGCCAGTGTCTCCTCGACGGATCTCTCAGCAGCACTCAGTTTATGTTTCGCCTCACAAGAACGGTGCCTGCTTGACACCTCGAACTGCACTACTGTATAAATTTAATGGGAGCCCTTCAAAG AGTTTGAAGGACATCAACAATATGATAAAACAAGGTGAACACAGGAGTAAGAAGCGAGCAATAACAATTGATAGTGACACTGAATCCCCTACAAAGCGACTCTGCCAGGAAAATGATGACGTTCTACTTAAACGTCTCCAGGATGTTGTCAGTGAAAGAGCAAATCATTAA
- the RBL1 gene encoding retinoblastoma-like protein 1 isoform X1, translating to MSRREPPPAEPGAAIERLCQELNLDAASAAEALRDFTALRGTYSLEGEALHWLACALYVACRKSLVPTVGSGLMEGNGVSLTRILRSARLSLIQFFSKMKKWMDMSNLPQEFRERVERLERNFEVSTVIFKKFEPIFLDIFQNPYEETSKPQRSRKQRRVPCSVKDLFNFCWTLFVYTKGNFRMIGDDLVNSYHLLLCCLDLIFANALLCPNRRELLNPSFKGLPVDFHVTEIKASEDPRCIIATLCELHDGLLVEAKGIKEHYFKPYISKLFDRKILKGECLLDLCNFTENNKALNKEYEEYVLTVGDFDERVFLGADAEEEIGTPRKFPADVPVGKTAARAHVECHLQQHFEKKRSFAPSTPLTGRRYLREKETVITPVASATQSVSRLQSIVAGLKNAPSEQLITIFESCARSPMGSITSRVKEIGEMFCRSYTQSTDEQPGSHIDFAVNRLKLAEILYYKILETVMVQETRRLQGKDLTALLEQDVFHRSLMACCLEIVLFAYSSPRTFPWIIEVLDLRPFYFYKVIEVLIRSEDGLSRDMVKHLNSIEEQILESLAWTRDSALWNALQASENKVPTCEEVIFPSNFEASNGGSGLGHLPMMPISPIIHPRVKEVRTDLGGSLRRDMQPLSPISVHERYSSPTAGSAKRRLFGDDSPKEMQMEKILTEGTKLTIAPASSIAAENVSVSPGQTVLTMTTATAPGKTGQKVTIPLHGVANEMGGITLIPISMNLGQPCKMEAQAPCHSQVNQVQEVHLSSASKPKKTGSLALFYRKVYHLASVRLRDLCLKLDVSNDLRRKIWTCFEFTLVHCADLMKDRHLDQLLLCAFYIMAKVTKEERTFQDIMKSYRNQPQANSHVYRSVLLRNISADVLLDKNANQDVEMTEDSSVKTGSSSGRSAAENSSESGTEERGDLIKFYNAIYVGRVKSFALKYDITNQDHIMEAPPLSPFPNIKQQPVSPRRISQQHSVYVSPHKNGACLTPRTALLYKFNGSPSKSLKDINNMIKQGEHRSKKRAITIDSDTESPTKRLCQENDDVLLKRLQDVVSERANH from the exons aTGTCCCGCCGGGAGCCGCCGCCCGCCGAGCCCGGCGCCGCCATCGAGCGGCTCTGCCAGGAGCTCAACCTGGACGCGGCCAGCGCCGCCGAGGCGCTGCGCGACTTCACGGCGCTGCGGGGCACCTACAGCCTGGAG GGCGAGGCGCTGCACTGGCTGGCCTGCGCCCTCTACGTCGCCTGCCGCAAGAGCCTGGTGCCCACCGTGGGGAGCGGCCTGATGGAGGGGAACGGCGTGTCGCTGACCAGGATCCTGCGCTCCGCCAGGCTCAG tttaaTTCAGTTTTTTAGCAAAATGAAGAAGTGGATGGACATGTCAAATCTACCACAGGAATTCCGAGAGCGAGTGGAGAGGCTGGAGAGAAATTTTGAAGTCTCAACTGTGATTTTCAAAAAGTTTGAACCAATATTTTTGGATATATTTCAAAACCCTTACGAAGAAACTTCTAAACCACAGCGAAGCAGGAAACAGAG GCGGGTGCCATGCAGTGTTAAAGATCTCTTCAACTTCTGCTGGACTCTCTTTGTGTACACTAAGG GTAATTTCCGTATGATTGGAGATGATTTAGTAAATTCCTATCATTTGCTTCTGTGCTGCTTGGACCTGATTTTTGCAAATGCCCTTTTGTGTCCAAATAGAAGAGAATTGCTAAATCCATCATTTAAAG GCTTGCCAGTGGACTTCCACGTGACAGAGATCAAAGCCTCTGAAGATCCTCGTTGCATCATTGCCACACTGTGTGAGCTGCATGATGGGCTTTTAGTAGAAGCAAAAGGAATAAAGGAACACTATTTTAAGCCATACATTTCAAAACTATTTGATAGGAAG ATCTTAAAAGGAGAATGTCTGTTGGATCTTTgcaattttacagaaaataa caaagcactgaaTAAAGAGTACGAAGAGTATGTTCTGACAGTGGGTGACTTTGATGAGAGAGTTTTCCTAGGAGCTGATGCTGAAGAAGAAATTGGCACTCCTCGGAAATTTCCTGCAGACGTGCCAGtagggaaaacagcagcaagagctcATGTGGAGTGTCATCTtcagcagcattttgaaaag AAAAGGTCATTTGCTCCTTCAACTCCACTGACTGGAAGGAGATACCTACgagaaaaagaaactgtcaTCACACCTGTTGCTTCAGCAACACAAAGCGTGAGCCGGTTGCAGAGCATTGTGGCTGGATTGAAAAACGCACCGAGTGAACAACTGATAACTATTTTTGA GTCTTGTGCACGCAGCCCTATGGGAAGCATTACGAGCAGAGTGAAAGAAATAGGTGAGATGTTCTGTCGCAGCTACACTCAATCAACAGATGAACAGCCAGGATCTCATATAG attttgctGTAAACAGATTAAAACTGGCAGAGATCTTGTACTATAAAATCTTGGAGACTGTAATGGTGCAAGAAACACGAAGACTACAAGGGAAGGATCTGACT GCTCTCTTGGAACAAGATGTCTTTCACCGCTCGCTCATGGCATGCTGCTTGGAGATCGTGCTTTTTGCATATAGCTCACCTCGTACCTTTCCCTGGATCATTGAAGTTCTTGACCTCAGGCCATTCTATTTCTATAAG GTAATTGAAGTACTGATTCGGTCTGAGGACGGACTTTCCAGAGACATGGTGAAGCACCTCAACAGCATTGAGGAACAAATTCTCGAGAGTCTCGCCTGGACTCGGGACTCAGCACTCTGGAATGCTCTCCAGGCCTCAGAAAACAAGGTCCCAACCTGTGAAGAA GTAATATTTCCCAGTAATTTCGAAGCAAGCAATGGAGGAAGTGGGCTTGGGCATTTGCCTATGATGCCGATATCTCCTATAATTCATCCTCGAGTAAAAGAGGTTCGGACAGATCTTGGTGGGAGTTTAAGACGGG ACATGCAGCCATTGTCACCAATCTCTGTTCATGAGCGCTACAGTTCTCCTACAGCTGGAAGTGCTAAGAGAAGGCTCTTTGGAGATGACAGCCCCAAAGAAATGCAGATGGAAAAAATTTTAACCGAAGGAACTAAGTTGACAATTGCTCCAGCATCAAGTATTGCTGCTGAAAATGTATCAGTTTCTCCTGGCCAAACAGTACTGACCATGACAACAGCTACAGCACCAGGAAAAACTGGACAGAAGGTTACTATCCCACTGCATG GTGTTGCAAATGAAATGGGTGGAATCACACTGATACCCATTTCGATGAATTTAGGTCAGCCGTGTAAAATGGAGGCTCAGGCTCCCTGCCACTCTCAGGTGAATCAAGTACAAGAAGTGCATCTGTCATCAGCaagcaaaccaaagaaaacaggatCCTTGGCCCTGTTTTACAGAAAG GTTTATCATCTGGCAAGTGTGCGCTTGCGTGATCTGTGCTTAAAATTGGATGTTTCCAATGATTTGCGCAGGAAGATATGGACATGCTTTGAATTCACATTGGTTCATTGTGCTGATCTAATGAAGGACAGACATTTGGACCAGCTCCTCCTCTGTGCCTTTTATATCATGGCAAAG gtaaCCAAAGAGGAAAGAACTTTTCAGGACATAATGAAAAGTTACAGAAATCAGCCACAAGCAAACAGCCAT GTTTATAGGAGTGTCTTGTTGAGAAATATTTCTGCCGATGTCCTATTGGACAAAAACGCAAACCAAGATGTGGAGATGACAGAAG ACTCGTCTGTGAAAACTGGCAGTTCCTCAGGACGATCTGCAGCAGAGAACTCCAGTGAGTCGGgaacagaggagagaggagatcTTATTAAATTTTACAATGCAATCTATGTAGGAAGAGTAAAATCATTTGCACTGAAGTACGATATCACAAACCAGGATCACATA ATGGAAGCCCCTCCCTTGTCTCCATTCCCCAACATTAAGCAACAGCCAGTGTCTCCTCGACGGATCTCTCAGCAGCACTCAGTTTATGTTTCGCCTCACAAGAACGGTGCCTGCTTGACACCTCGAACTGCACTACTGTATAAATTTAATGGGAGCCCTTCAAAG AGTTTGAAGGACATCAACAATATGATAAAACAAGGTGAACACAGGAGTAAGAAGCGAGCAATAACAATTGATAGTGACACTGAATCCCCTACAAAGCGACTCTGCCAGGAAAATGATGACGTTCTACTTAAACGTCTCCAGGATGTTGTCAGTGAAAGAGCAAATCATTAA
- the RBL1 gene encoding retinoblastoma-like protein 1 isoform X2, whose translation MSRREPPPAEPGAAIERLCQELNLDAASAAEALRDFTALRGTYSLEGEALHWLACALYVACRKSLVPTVGSGLMEGNGVSLTRILRSARLSLIQFFSKMKKWMDMSNLPQEFRERVERLERNFEVSTVIFKKFEPIFLDIFQNPYEETSKPQRSRKQRRVPCSVKDLFNFCWTLFVYTKGNFRMIGDDLVNSYHLLLCCLDLIFANALLCPNRRELLNPSFKGLPVDFHVTEIKASEDPRCIIATLCELHDGLLVEAKGIKEHYFKPYISKLFDRKILKGECLLDLCNFTENNKALNKEYEEYVLTVGDFDERVFLGADAEEEIGTPRKFPADVPVGKTAARAHVECHLQQHFEKKRSFAPSTPLTGRRYLREKETVITPVASATQSVSRLQSIVAGLKNAPSEQLITIFESCARSPMGSITSRVKEIGEMFCRSYTQSTDEQPGSHIDFAVNRLKLAEILYYKILETVMVQETRRLQGKDLTALLEQDVFHRSLMACCLEIVLFAYSSPRTFPWIIEVLDLRPFYFYKVIEVLIRSEDGLSRDMVKHLNSIEEQILESLAWTRDSALWNALQASENKVPTCEEVIFPSNFEASNGGSGLGHLPMMPISPIIHPRVKEVRTDLGGSLRRDMQPLSPISVHERYSSPTAGSAKRRLFGDDSPKEMQMEKILTEGTKLTIAPASSIAAENVSVSPGQTVLTMTTATAPGKTGQKVTIPLHGQPCKMEAQAPCHSQVNQVQEVHLSSASKPKKTGSLALFYRKVYHLASVRLRDLCLKLDVSNDLRRKIWTCFEFTLVHCADLMKDRHLDQLLLCAFYIMAKVTKEERTFQDIMKSYRNQPQANSHVYRSVLLRNISADVLLDKNANQDVEMTEDSSVKTGSSSGRSAAENSSESGTEERGDLIKFYNAIYVGRVKSFALKYDITNQDHIMEAPPLSPFPNIKQQPVSPRRISQQHSVYVSPHKNGACLTPRTALLYKFNGSPSKSLKDINNMIKQGEHRSKKRAITIDSDTESPTKRLCQENDDVLLKRLQDVVSERANH comes from the exons aTGTCCCGCCGGGAGCCGCCGCCCGCCGAGCCCGGCGCCGCCATCGAGCGGCTCTGCCAGGAGCTCAACCTGGACGCGGCCAGCGCCGCCGAGGCGCTGCGCGACTTCACGGCGCTGCGGGGCACCTACAGCCTGGAG GGCGAGGCGCTGCACTGGCTGGCCTGCGCCCTCTACGTCGCCTGCCGCAAGAGCCTGGTGCCCACCGTGGGGAGCGGCCTGATGGAGGGGAACGGCGTGTCGCTGACCAGGATCCTGCGCTCCGCCAGGCTCAG tttaaTTCAGTTTTTTAGCAAAATGAAGAAGTGGATGGACATGTCAAATCTACCACAGGAATTCCGAGAGCGAGTGGAGAGGCTGGAGAGAAATTTTGAAGTCTCAACTGTGATTTTCAAAAAGTTTGAACCAATATTTTTGGATATATTTCAAAACCCTTACGAAGAAACTTCTAAACCACAGCGAAGCAGGAAACAGAG GCGGGTGCCATGCAGTGTTAAAGATCTCTTCAACTTCTGCTGGACTCTCTTTGTGTACACTAAGG GTAATTTCCGTATGATTGGAGATGATTTAGTAAATTCCTATCATTTGCTTCTGTGCTGCTTGGACCTGATTTTTGCAAATGCCCTTTTGTGTCCAAATAGAAGAGAATTGCTAAATCCATCATTTAAAG GCTTGCCAGTGGACTTCCACGTGACAGAGATCAAAGCCTCTGAAGATCCTCGTTGCATCATTGCCACACTGTGTGAGCTGCATGATGGGCTTTTAGTAGAAGCAAAAGGAATAAAGGAACACTATTTTAAGCCATACATTTCAAAACTATTTGATAGGAAG ATCTTAAAAGGAGAATGTCTGTTGGATCTTTgcaattttacagaaaataa caaagcactgaaTAAAGAGTACGAAGAGTATGTTCTGACAGTGGGTGACTTTGATGAGAGAGTTTTCCTAGGAGCTGATGCTGAAGAAGAAATTGGCACTCCTCGGAAATTTCCTGCAGACGTGCCAGtagggaaaacagcagcaagagctcATGTGGAGTGTCATCTtcagcagcattttgaaaag AAAAGGTCATTTGCTCCTTCAACTCCACTGACTGGAAGGAGATACCTACgagaaaaagaaactgtcaTCACACCTGTTGCTTCAGCAACACAAAGCGTGAGCCGGTTGCAGAGCATTGTGGCTGGATTGAAAAACGCACCGAGTGAACAACTGATAACTATTTTTGA GTCTTGTGCACGCAGCCCTATGGGAAGCATTACGAGCAGAGTGAAAGAAATAGGTGAGATGTTCTGTCGCAGCTACACTCAATCAACAGATGAACAGCCAGGATCTCATATAG attttgctGTAAACAGATTAAAACTGGCAGAGATCTTGTACTATAAAATCTTGGAGACTGTAATGGTGCAAGAAACACGAAGACTACAAGGGAAGGATCTGACT GCTCTCTTGGAACAAGATGTCTTTCACCGCTCGCTCATGGCATGCTGCTTGGAGATCGTGCTTTTTGCATATAGCTCACCTCGTACCTTTCCCTGGATCATTGAAGTTCTTGACCTCAGGCCATTCTATTTCTATAAG GTAATTGAAGTACTGATTCGGTCTGAGGACGGACTTTCCAGAGACATGGTGAAGCACCTCAACAGCATTGAGGAACAAATTCTCGAGAGTCTCGCCTGGACTCGGGACTCAGCACTCTGGAATGCTCTCCAGGCCTCAGAAAACAAGGTCCCAACCTGTGAAGAA GTAATATTTCCCAGTAATTTCGAAGCAAGCAATGGAGGAAGTGGGCTTGGGCATTTGCCTATGATGCCGATATCTCCTATAATTCATCCTCGAGTAAAAGAGGTTCGGACAGATCTTGGTGGGAGTTTAAGACGGG ACATGCAGCCATTGTCACCAATCTCTGTTCATGAGCGCTACAGTTCTCCTACAGCTGGAAGTGCTAAGAGAAGGCTCTTTGGAGATGACAGCCCCAAAGAAATGCAGATGGAAAAAATTTTAACCGAAGGAACTAAGTTGACAATTGCTCCAGCATCAAGTATTGCTGCTGAAAATGTATCAGTTTCTCCTGGCCAAACAGTACTGACCATGACAACAGCTACAGCACCAGGAAAAACTGGACAGAAGGTTACTATCCCACTGCATG GTCAGCCGTGTAAAATGGAGGCTCAGGCTCCCTGCCACTCTCAGGTGAATCAAGTACAAGAAGTGCATCTGTCATCAGCaagcaaaccaaagaaaacaggatCCTTGGCCCTGTTTTACAGAAAG GTTTATCATCTGGCAAGTGTGCGCTTGCGTGATCTGTGCTTAAAATTGGATGTTTCCAATGATTTGCGCAGGAAGATATGGACATGCTTTGAATTCACATTGGTTCATTGTGCTGATCTAATGAAGGACAGACATTTGGACCAGCTCCTCCTCTGTGCCTTTTATATCATGGCAAAG gtaaCCAAAGAGGAAAGAACTTTTCAGGACATAATGAAAAGTTACAGAAATCAGCCACAAGCAAACAGCCAT GTTTATAGGAGTGTCTTGTTGAGAAATATTTCTGCCGATGTCCTATTGGACAAAAACGCAAACCAAGATGTGGAGATGACAGAAG ACTCGTCTGTGAAAACTGGCAGTTCCTCAGGACGATCTGCAGCAGAGAACTCCAGTGAGTCGGgaacagaggagagaggagatcTTATTAAATTTTACAATGCAATCTATGTAGGAAGAGTAAAATCATTTGCACTGAAGTACGATATCACAAACCAGGATCACATA ATGGAAGCCCCTCCCTTGTCTCCATTCCCCAACATTAAGCAACAGCCAGTGTCTCCTCGACGGATCTCTCAGCAGCACTCAGTTTATGTTTCGCCTCACAAGAACGGTGCCTGCTTGACACCTCGAACTGCACTACTGTATAAATTTAATGGGAGCCCTTCAAAG AGTTTGAAGGACATCAACAATATGATAAAACAAGGTGAACACAGGAGTAAGAAGCGAGCAATAACAATTGATAGTGACACTGAATCCCCTACAAAGCGACTCTGCCAGGAAAATGATGACGTTCTACTTAAACGTCTCCAGGATGTTGTCAGTGAAAGAGCAAATCATTAA